Proteins encoded together in one Prionailurus viverrinus isolate Anna chromosome B1, UM_Priviv_1.0, whole genome shotgun sequence window:
- the OSTC gene encoding oligosaccharyltransferase complex subunit OSTC codes for METLYRVPFLVLECPNLKLKKPPWVHMPSAMTVYALVVVSYFLITGGIIYDVIVEPPSVGSMTDEHGHQRPVAFLAYRVNGQYIMEGLASSFLFTMGGLGFIILDRSNAPNIPKLNRFLLLFIGFVCVLLSFFMARVFMRMKLPGYLMG; via the exons ATGGAGACTTTGTACCGGGTCCCGTTCTTAGTGCTCGAATGCCCCAACCTGAAGCTGAAGAAGCCGCCCTGGGTGCATATGCCGTCGGCCATGACGGTGTACGCTCTGGTGGTGGTGTCTTACTTCCTCATTACCGGAG GAATAATTTATGATGTTATTGTTGAACCTCCAAGTGTTGGCTCTATGACCGATGAACATGGACATCAGAGGCCAGTAGCCTTCTTGGCCTACAG agtaaATGGACAATATATTATGGAAGGACTCGCATCCAGCTTCCTGTTCACAATGGGAGGTTTAGGTTTCATAATCCTGGACCGATCGAATGCACCAAACATTCCAAAACTCAATAGATTTCTTCTTCTATTCATTGGATTCGTCTGTGTCCTATTGAGTTTTTTCATGGCTAGAGTGTTCATGAGAATGAAACTGCC GGGATATCTGATGGGTTAA